TCAGGCTGTTCATGGACCTATCGCCTGGTATACTGGTGCCCGGCTGGGTATTCGCCTACTCTACACGGATAGGCCAGCCGCTCGCACGAAAGCTCCGTGAACTAGACGTAGCAGAGCAGGCTGCTCGGCTGCCTGGCTTCGTAGCCTCGCTCTACACGCTGGATGCGGTGGAGAATGCTTTGCTCGACTACTACTCTTCTAAGGGCTCGGAGTTCGCGTACGCCACGGCAGGATACATCTACTGGGAGATAGTAAAGCCGTGTAGCCTACTAGCGGAGGTGTTTGTTGAGGCGTTCGCGGCTTCTACGAGGCTGCCTCAGCTCCGGCAAGAGGTCTACCAGAAGGTGATGGATAGCCTCCTCAGCGACGACACAGCGCCGCCTAGACTAGACTACAAGAAAGCCATATGGGCTGCGTTGGAAGAGGCACGTGGAGCACTTATGGAGGAGCTGAAGAGGGAGAGGCTTCTGCGTGGAGACGGCAAAAACCCGTAACCCGGAGCAGCACCCGGGAAGATAGCGCCCGGCCCTTGCTCGCTAGAAGCCGAAGAGGCTCTCTAGGCCGGCCGCTAGCTGCTCCTCGCTTACCTCCTCCTTCTTCTCCTCAGCCTTCTCCTCTTCCTCTTCCTTCTTCTCCTCTGCGGCAGCCGGCGCGGCTGCGGCCGGGGCAGCAGCGGCCGCTACCGGCATGGCGGTGGCGGACTTGACTACCTCGTCTATGTTGATGTTCTTGAGGGCTGCCACGACAGCCTTTACGCGGGCCTCGTCAACCTCTACGCCAGCAGCCTCGAGTATCTTCTTGAGGTTCTCCTCACTTATCTCCTTACCAGCCGCATATAGCACGAGACTAGCATAGATGTACTCCATTGCGCGACTCCTCCAGCCCATCCTCTAGGCTTCCTAGCCCAGCCCGCCTCCAGAGCCGGGCGGGTTTCTTTATCTTTCCGCTCCCCCGCCGCTCCTCCAGAGGATGAGAGGCTCTACCTCCGGCTTCTCCCGGCCAGCGAGCGCTATGGGCATACCCTGGGTGTTCATAGCGGCGGCGGCGTTGCCCCTAGCGTCTAGCAGTATTATGCCGAGGTTATCGGGCCCGAAGAGCCGGGTATGCCGCGCCACAGCAGCACGCGCAGCCTCCTCTACGGGGACGCCCTCGGCGAGTAGCTCAACAGCGTATACGCATGGACGGCCCAGGAGTATGGTCTCCCCCACGCCCGTGGCCGAGCAGCCGCCAACCCTGCGCTCCACGTAGAACCCGGCACCCGGCACCGGGGAGTCGCCCACGCGCCCCGGGTGCTTCAGCGCGAGACCTCCAGTACTAGCCGAGGCAGCTAGCCGCCCAGAGACCAGCACCACAGCGCCGACGGTGTCGCCGTAGAGCTGGTGGAGCACCCGGGCCCACTCCGGGCCCTCGCCGTCCCGCAGCCTCTCCCTGAGGGTCCTCCAGCGCTCGAGCGCCCGAGGGCTAGGACCCGGGTGCCTCTCTAGCCCGAGGCGCTGCGCGAGTTCGTCGGCAGCAGGCCCCGCGAGCAGGACATGGGGAAGCTTCTCAGCCACGTAGGCGGCTAGGCGGACCGGGTTACGCGGATACGAGACTACAGCAACCCCGCCAGCCTCCAGGGAGTCTGTCATAACGCCAGCGTCCATCTCCACACGGCCGTCGTACGTTAACACGCTGCCCACACCAGCGTTAAGCACACCACTATCCTCCAGCGCTGCGACCGCCTCGACGAGAGCCGTGAGCAGCCCCTCCCCGGCGTGTCTGAGGCCGGCAATAGCCCCAGCCCGGACAGCCTGGAGAACCTCGTCAACACTGCTAACGCCGCGCCAGCCACCAGCCCCGCCATGCACTATAACCGCGGGGTCGCCGAGCCGGACCGGCCCATAGACGGTTACATGAGCCATGGCCGCCTACTCCTCGCCCTCTCCCTCTCCTCCTCGACCACACGGCGTAGCTCCTTTACAAGCTCCGCTACGCGCTCCTTGGCGTCAAGCCGGTACCAGGGCTCACTCCCAGCGGGCTCTCCACGGAGAGCGCGGACAAGCCGGACAGCAGCAACACCGACATTATAGGCATCAAGCGTGGCCTGCTCATTCTCCAGCACGTCGCTCCTGCCATGATAATACGCCGAGCCCCA
The window above is part of the Pyrodictium abyssi genome. Proteins encoded here:
- the rpl12p gene encoding 50S ribosomal protein P1, giving the protein MEYIYASLVLYAAGKEISEENLKKILEAAGVEVDEARVKAVVAALKNINIDEVVKSATAMPVAAAAAPAAAAPAAAEEKKEEEEEKAEEKKEEVSEEQLAAGLESLFGF
- a CDS encoding isoaspartyl peptidase/L-asparaginase codes for the protein MAHVTVYGPVRLGDPAVIVHGGAGGWRGVSSVDEVLQAVRAGAIAGLRHAGEGLLTALVEAVAALEDSGVLNAGVGSVLTYDGRVEMDAGVMTDSLEAGGVAVVSYPRNPVRLAAYVAEKLPHVLLAGPAADELAQRLGLERHPGPSPRALERWRTLRERLRDGEGPEWARVLHQLYGDTVGAVVLVSGRLAASASTGGLALKHPGRVGDSPVPGAGFYVERRVGGCSATGVGETILLGRPCVYAVELLAEGVPVEEAARAAVARHTRLFGPDNLGIILLDARGNAAAAMNTQGMPIALAGREKPEVEPLILWRSGGGAER